In Miscanthus floridulus cultivar M001 chromosome 8, ASM1932011v1, whole genome shotgun sequence, the sequence CAAGAGATTACACAGCTAATCGGCATACAAAGCGTATTTCGATGGATAGTGACTTTTGAACCTTGGTGCCAAATCTGGAAATCATGGACCCTAGGAAAGTGTAAGTTTTTTATCTGGCTTGTTGTTTTGGACAATAGATCGCCTTGCTCATGGAGGATTGGCTTGTTCTTCTGGACAACAGATCGCCTTGCTCGCGGAGGATTGTCACACACAAAGAGGTGTCATTTGTGTGATCAAAAGGAGGAGACGGTTCAACATTTGCTTTTGGTTGTATGTTCACACGGCAAGTTTGGTTCAGTATTTTGTCGCCTTTGGGTTTGGGAGGTGCAGCTCCTAGACACAATGATCTATGTTTTGTTGTTTGGTGGGCTAAGGTATTCTGCATGATCAGTAAGGAGTATAGGAAAGGAACAAATTCCCTCATCATGCTAACTGTGTGGTTGCTTTGGAAGCACCGTAATACCCATGTCTTTAATGGAGACTCCCCTTTGTTAGCGAGTTTTTAGACAATTAAGGGATGACTATATGCTCTGGTGCCTAACCGAAGCTAAGAAACTTCAAGCTCTCGGACTAGATAGGGTAAGTGATTTTGGGTGAGTCTTTTCCTTGTTTGGTCGTTAAAAGTCTTTTTCAAATAATCGTGTTCTAAAGTGTCTCCAATGCTACGTGTCATGCGTCCGATGGACCACACAAACGTCGGACGGCTTTTTCACCCCTGCCGCTTGCTCCTCGCTCGCATGTATCTTTAAAAAACTTATCCCTTCGCTTCCTCCTCCCCATCCTTAACCCTTCAATGCTCCTCATCCCCTGTCGCAGCGCACCAACGCCCGACGTCCACCCCCACCCCGGCATCCTCACCGGGAGCCCCCAATGCCTGTAGATCTAACGGCCCTCTCCCCCACTCCGACGAGAtccatggagcacgagcgagatccaCTCGCCTCCGAtgagatccatggaggtggcgcAGCAGTGTTGCAGGGGAGTGGGTGGCTCTACCCCACCCCAACGCGGCACCCTCCCCACCCCGACGGCGCCCTCTCTCACCCCGGCAACCGAGCTCCCTCACCctggcggccatggcgctccccgcCCCCCATCCCCCACCGTCGCCGTCGAGCCAAGCCCGGTGCCGTTGGCGCTGGtactgctggtggtgctcgcgcgcgccgctggtgctggtgctgggtgGTGCTCACGCGTAGCCGCTCGCCACCGGTTCCCACTCCGTCGGTCGGAATCGACTGGCCCAGGcctctctccccctatgttgtaaatgtatgtttcaattgtttcagacgtTTTAAAGGCATGTTGTAattatttcatatggatgttgcaaaagtagatcaggggatgttgcaagtgtttcagaggcatgttgcaagtgtttgttcaaaCTGTTCCATCTgtttctagacgtatgttgcaagcgttttgatctggatgttgcatatgttttcacacatatgttgcaacagtatgttccaaaatattttatctgttttagtcttctgttgcagcaagtgttttcatgttgcaagttacaAGTGTTCtatttggatgttgtatatgttttcacacatatgttgcaagtgtatatttcagatgtttcatctgtttcagacgtatgttgcattcaaatgtTTCGTGTTGCACGTGTTTCCTGCTGTCCGGAGAGTCAAGGGGCACTAGAGAATGGGACGCGGCGAGCCGGTGGACGTGGCGTGTGGCGCGCTGGGGGCCAACAGTCGGGGGCACGACAGGGCGGGGGCGGGGTGCGCCTACGGGGGCAGGGCAAACGGATGGGGATGGGGGCGGGGTGCGCGGATGGGGGCAGGTCAGGCGTCGGGTGGGCTTGTCAAGCGTGTGGGCAGGCGTCCGATGGAATTCATCTCCGTGCGCTAGCATTTCCCTATCGCAAATTGATTGCAACTTAAGAGTTACAGTGCCGGAAGGATTCTGTGATAACCATTCATAGCCGAATACAGCACAAAATGATATATGCAAACCACTCATTCGATTAAACTAGCATATATATCCTGGCCCTCATACAGAGTATATGCTAGTGTGGAACATGGTGTCGAGCATTCCAGAGAACAAATTCCATATCCAGCCAAAAGAATGTAATCTAATAAACCAGTCTTTGCCAACGGAAAATAAGCACACGTCTGAAAATCAAGACAAAAGGAGGTGGTTGATACTTGATAGTTTCTTCTTTTTGATGGCAGTGACCAGTGAGGACATGTTGCAGGATGTGGAAGCCCTCGTCGTGCAAGGCGATCAGCCATCCAGGTCCAACATCTAACATGTAACATGGATGACCAGCCACGAAAAGAATTAGCATTTAATTACCTGGAACATATTATGCTAGATATTTTGTGTGGCTTAAGGAAAAGAGAAAGGTAAAAGTTTTCACGGAAAAATCAATCGCTGGTATCATACTACATATCCACCAGAGCAAACCAAATATCTGCTCTGAATTGGATTGGCATAAACAGGAGTTCAAATACCCATTTATAGGACTACATATGTATAGTTACTAAGATGAAAGTTCATTGATGCTTAAGTGAACATATATGCTCTGAAGATGGGAGAGGAAAGAGTTTATTTCATACGAGCCTAAAGCTGAGCACAAAATGAGGAAACATTTAACATCTTCGAAGTGACGTTCTGATTCTTCATTGCACAATTGTTACTAGGGTGTAAAGTTCAACCTGTGAATAGTTTCAGAAATGAAGTTGAGAATCAGTTCCTTATCACTTCACCTTATGATAACTTCTGATAAGCAATCTGAATCTGTGAAGCAGACAAGATTCTTCAGTCACTATGGCCCACATCAGATCACAAAAACTTGTTCATTTTTATCGTTTTTCCCAATAGAGAATACATGTACGAAAACATCACAGGTGCACATTAAGGGAGAATATTGTCTCTCTATATAAATGCATGCTCGTCAGTACAGCTCTTCAAGCCAAGGGTGCACAGAAAACATTCTGTTTCAGTGTTTAGATCCATACAAGAACTAAAAAGATGGTTCATAGCCCTGTAGCATTCCTAAGAAAGCTCCAAATTTCCTCTTCATCTTTAGCCACCAAGTTGATTTCTTTTAGCAAATATGCACAAAAGTCCATGAAATACCCTTGGCAGTTCATCTGTCAAAATAATCCACTCTCCATCCAAGTCACTTATTTTACCTTGATTTCATTTGCTGGATATGCAGCTCTTAAGATCATCAAGCCACGAGATAAACAAGATGCTCTGAAAGACATAGACTTATTGTTTACTTCTGTATCTGCATCAACTGTCTCAAGCATGGCTACTGTTGAAATGGAGGATTTCTCAAGTGCTCAGCTCTGCATATTGACTATTTTAATGCTGATCGGTGGAGAGGTATTCACTTCAATGCTTGATCTTTATTTCATGCGGGCTAAATCTGTTACAAAAGGGTCTTCCAACAGAAAGGGCTACTCAGTTTATGTTGATACGGAATCTACTACTTCTGCAACGTCTGTTCCCACCAGTGTAATAATGCCAGTGTCTGAACTCCGCTTGGAAGAAAAAAATCAAGTTGAGCCCAAGACAATTGAATCTTTAGGTTATGCACTGCTGGTCTATCTTCTAGTGTCAAATTTAGGCGGCTCCCTGGTTATCTTCCTTTACCTTATATCCGTACCAGATGCACAAGGAGTTCTGAAGAGAAAGGGTATTGgatttgtcattttctctgtattTACAGCCGTCTCCTCAGTGGCAAATTGTGGCTTCACTCCAGTAAACGAGAACATGATCATCTTTCAGAAGAGATCCATTCTCCTATTGCTAATTATTCCTCAGATACTAGCTGGAAATACATTATTTGCCCCATGCTTGAGATTCCTGGTGTGGTCACTTAAGAAGGTAACTggacaagatgaatatcatttcaTTCTTCAGCACCCGGAGACCATTGGATATAAGCATCTTATGAGTAGCAAGGAGTGTGTTTATTTGATGTTAACTGTTTTCAGCTTCATAATTACACAAACCATACTATtttgctctctagaatggagctCAGCGGCTTTACGGGAAATGAACAGCTATGAGAAGATAATAGGTGCTCTCTTCCAGTCTACTAATGCAAGGCATGCTGGCGAATATGTAGTTGATCTGTCAAGCCTTTCTTCCGCAATCCTAGTCTTGTATACTGTAATGATGTAGGTCTCTTCACTACTCTCACTCCACCAAAAGAGTCATAAGATTTTTTAGAATGAAAATAGTCATAATTAAAAAAATCCATAGATTGACTACCTCCACCAGAAAAATATTTAGTACAAATGACAGGCTTTGGAGCAGAAATCATCCTTGCTTTGCTTGCGTATACAAGTAGCCATGTAGCATAGTAAAGTTGTGAGTTTGTGATTCTTACTATGTTCACGGATTACAAAACAAACTATATTTGTATTTAACTAAAACATATATCTCATGACTAGTATAGTGATGATAATATAGTATGACTGTAACCTATCTGCCTATGGACACACCAGATAGCAAATAGTATTATTCAGAGACATTAAACTATTGTTATGATGAATACTTTTTTGCGAGGATTGTTATGGTGAATACTTATTCATTTTTTCCGCCAACTCACTGTAGGTATCTCCCTGGTGAGACCTCGTTTTTACCCAAAGATGATGAGCAGCCCTCTAGAGCTGGGATAAAAGACAAAAGGAAAAGACTATTAGAGAATTGGATCTTCTCCCAGCTGTCTTATTTAGCTATCTTTGTAATGCTAATTTGCATTACTGAGAGGGAAGCAATGATCACAGATCCGCTCAATTTCAATGTATTCAGcatattgtttgaagttgtcaggCAAGTCTCTGAAATAAAATGTAGTAGTCTTTAGATTGCGCTCGTGAAAATCATCACTAACTTCTGGTTCTTGTGACAAATTGTTGCATGCAGCGCATATGGGAATGTGGGTTTCTCTGTTGGTTACAGTTGCAAGAGGCTACTGAATCATGATGTCTACTGCAGGGACGCTTCCTATGGATTTGTTGGAAAATGGAGTGGCAAGGGGAAAGTAATTCTGATTATGGTCATGGTCTTTGGGAGGCTTAAAGCGTTCAATATGAAAGGAGGAAGAGCTTGGAGGCTTAGATAGCCTCAATCATTGAACGCTTTAAGCCTCCAAGCTCCTCCTCCTGTCATATTGATTGACACCACTCCATGTTATGTGGTGACTGGTGAGCCAGGTATACATAAAACAGCAGATATGAAGAAGTCTGTGACCCTGCATAGCATAAGCCGGTGGCAAAGATGACAGGTGCTTTTCAGCAATGTCTCTCTGCCTTCCACAAATGCTATCCCCCCTTCGTGGTGTAGCACGAATGTCAATATCCAAGGCAATAACACTACAACAAGAGGCGTAGTCTGAACATCTGGAGTAGATCGATGCAGATCGATGAATATATTCTATCTCCATGGTCCATGTCCTCAGGCCGGTTGATACGTTCTCCACTCAAAATATAAATGCGCATCACCATGGTTGTCAATTACGATGATCCAGCATCACAGCACATTT encodes:
- the LOC136471197 gene encoding cation transporter HKT1;3-like is translated as MVHSPVAFLRKLQISSSSLATKLISFSKYAQKSMKYPWQFICQNNPLSIQVTYFTLISFAGYAALKIIKPRDKQDALKDIDLLFTSVSASTVSSMATVEMEDFSSAQLCILTILMLIGGEVFTSMLDLYFMRAKSVTKGSSNRKGYSVYVDTESTTSATSVPTSVIMPVSELRLEEKNQVEPKTIESLGYALLVYLLVSNLGGSLVIFLYLISVPDAQGVLKRKGIGFVIFSVFTAVSSVANCGFTPVNENMIIFQKRSILLLLIIPQILAGNTLFAPCLRFLVWSLKKVTGQDEYHFILQHPETIGYKHLMSSKECVYLMLTVFSFIITQTILFCSLEWSSAALREMNSYEKIIGALFQSTNARHAGEYVVDLSSLSSAILVLYTVMMYLPGETSFLPKDDEQPSRAGIKDKRKRLLENWIFSQLSYLAIFVMLICITEREAMITDPLNFNVFSILFEVVSAYGNVGFSVGYSCKRLLNHDVYCRDASYGFVGKWSGKGKVILIMVMVFGRLKAFNMKGGRAWRLR